In the genome of Deltaproteobacteria bacterium, the window AGGTCCTCGAAGAAATTATTCTGCGTTACCAACAAGGCTACCGCGTCATCGACTTCGAAGACGACAATCTCACTTTCTATAAGCAGACTTTCAAAGAGCTATGCCGACGCCTGATCGAGGGCTTCCCCAATCGCCAAATGCAGTTCGTCGCCATGAACGGCATCAGTTACTTGAGCCTCGACGACGAATTGTTGGAATTGATGTACCAAGCCGGCTTCTCTCACTTGAACTTGGCGCTGGTCAGCTCCGACAAGACCGTGCGCGAGACCACCAAGCGTCCGCATACTCTTGAGGCCTATGTCAAAGTCGTCAGCAAAGCGCACCAGCTCGGCTTCAAGATCGTCTCGTATCAAATCCTCGGCCTGCCCAACGAAACCCTCGACAGCATGATTCAAACCCTGGCGTTCAACGCGCGCCTGCCGGTGCTGCTCGGCGCTTCGCCGTTTTATCAAACGCCCAACGCGCCCATCTCCCGCGGCTTGGATTTAACTGAAACGGATTTCGTCAGAGCACGCTTGACCGCCTTGGCGATCGAGACCGATTCTTTCTCGCGTGATGACATCTACACGCTGTTCGTTACTACGCGGATCGTGAACTTCCTCAAAGGGCTAGCGATGCCCGAGACGACGAATCTGACGGAACTCATGACGCGCCATTGGCCGGACCCCCGAACACGGATCGGCTTCGACCTACTCGAAAAGTTGATCGATACGGGCCGCTTATTCTACTCGACACCGCAAGGCTTGGTGGAAAATCGCAAGTTTCGCACCGCTCTACTCGCTCGCGTCTTTAGTGAGATCGGCGCCATTAGCTGTCAGGAGGGTGGCAAAGTTAGCGTGGACGAATTCGCGCGAAATTTACTTGCGCGGCGAGTCTATTCGGTGCTCGGCACAGTGACGCGAAAAGTCGCGCCCGTGGAACTCGGCTCCAACGAAATATCGCCGCCATAAGCTTTGAGAAGCGATCGGACGATACCCAAACCTAAGCCGGTGCCGCCTTCGTCCCGATGGGTGGTAAAAAAAGGCGTGAAGATTTTTTCCGCATTGGCCTGGGAAATCCCCTGGCCATTGTCGGCGAGCCGAAGCGAAACATTGGCGCCAGCCTTCACAACGATAATCTCGACTCGATCCGCGCCGTTCTGCCGGCTGTTGTCGATTAAATTGGTAAACACCATTTCCAGTACCTCATCGACGATCTTTGCCGCAACCTGGCGATCGCCGCTGCACGAGATCGACACGCCGGCATCTTTATAGCGACTGGTTAAACTTTCGATCAGCGGCGCGAGCAACATCTTGCCCGCCGCGGGATCGAGCACGTCGGCGCGGGCCATTTCCAACAAACGGTCAACCAAACTCTTCAAGCGTTGCGCGTCCTGAGAAATGTTGTGGAGAAAACGTGCCCGCTGCTCGGGCACCATGTCAGCGGCATGCTCTTCGAGCAGTTCGATGGCGCCCTGGATCGCCGTCAACGGCGTCTTGAACTCGTGCGACACATGGGCGGCGAAGTTACGGATGTACTCCGAGCGATGTTCCAAGCTGCGCGCCATCTCGGAAAAACTTTGCGACAGCAGCGCAACTTCTTCGGTCACCGGCGCGGCCAGCGGCTCCAAAGCTTTCTTGTCGCCGCCGGCGAACCGTTTGGTCTGGGCGATCAAGGCGTGAAGCGGCCGGGCGATGGAATAGGAAGTGACCACCGCCAACAAAATCACCAAGAGCAAAATCATCGCGCCACCCAGGCGACTTTTTCCTGCTGGCTATAAATATGTTCGAGAATGCTGTTCGGCGTGCGCGACAATAAGATCACGCCGAGCAGGCGCTCGCCCGCCGCGATCGGCAAGGCGGCAAACACTCTGACGCCGGTGCCGCGGCTGAGCGACACCAGCGCCGGCTGCGGCCGGCGAATCAGCCGCTCGCGGATCGCGCTGGCGTAGTGTCCCTGCAGCGCCTCGCGCACTTCGCTCACATGGGCCAGCGACTTGCCGATATCTTCGCGCCCGGCGATGACGATGCCCTGAGCATCGAGCAGCCGCACGCCGGCGAGATTGGTCCGTTGGGCTTCGAGCAAGATCGGCGTCAGCTTGGCGCCGACTTGCTGGGCGATTTTATCGGCTTTGAGTTCGGTGCTCGCCGCATCCTGGGGCCGCGAACGAATCCGATAGCCAGATAAATTGAGTTGCGGTTTAACCGGTCGAAAATACTCGTCGCCCGCCGGCGGCAATTTCACCAACTTGCCGTAGCCGCCGTCTTTGACCAAGGTCGCGACTTCATTCTTGTACATCGCCGCGATCAACGCCGCTTGGGCGATCAACTCGATCTCGGTTTGTTTGACCAGCTCGCCTTCGTAGATACGAAAGATAAAAATTCCACCGGCCGGAATCACCAACACCGCCAGACTCACCGCCAGTAAAATCGTGCGCAGCTTGAAGCGCCAACGTCGTTGCTGCGCCATCAACGGCATGGGCCCAATTTGTAGCCGACGCCGTGCAAGGTTTCGATCAATTCTTTGCAGCCGGCTTTGGCGTACTTGCCGCGCAGGTTGCGAATATGGCTGTCGATAGTGCGGTCGCTAACGTTGACCGCGCCGGCGTAGGCCATGTCCATCAACTGTTCGCGCGAAAACACCCGCGCGGGCTGGGACAGAAAGATTTTCAGCAGTGAGAACTCAGTAGCGGTCAAGACAACTTTTTTGTCTTTCCAATAGGAGCCGTGGCCAATCAGATCGAGACGCACGCTGCCACCGGTCAGCTCCTGCACTGCCACCGCGTCTCTCGGCTGGCCGCGGGTCCGTTTCAAGATCGCCTGCACCCGCGCCACCAACTCGCGCGGACTGAACGGCTTAACCACGTAATCGTCGCCGCCGACTTCAAGGCCGACCACACGGTCCACCTCGTCGGTGCGCGAGGAGAGAAACAGAATCGGTAGATCGGAAGTCTTGCGCACTTCGCGGCACACCGCCAAGCCGTCCATTTCCGGCATGGTGATATCGAGGACGATCAAGTCCGGCTTGCTACGCTGAAACAGCTCCAGCGCCTTCTGGCCATCGCCGGCCTCAAACACTTCGAGGCCGGCATTGACCAAAGCGAAACGCACCACTTCGCGAATATGCGCGTCGTCATCGACGACGAGAATTTTTATCGCCATAGCTTCAACACCTAGGATAATGTCTTCATCGGCAAAACACCACTTACTTAGTTGGCGCCGGAACCGGCGTCCGCGGCGCAAACTTTTCCGACCAGCGAATCCGGCCGGTCATCTGCATGACGACGAATAAAGTGAGAATCGAGCCGATGGTGATCGCCAAACCGGTGAGCCCTTTGAAGAAAAAGGCGTAGGAAAACAAAACTAAGTAAACGAACTGGGCGATGGCCGCCTCCACCGCGGCAAAGCGAATGCCGACCACCAGACGCAAATAACTGATGACCAAAGCGATCGACATGAGCGAGCAGATCGCGAACGCCCAGTGGATCGAAACATGATCGACCAGATAAGCGAGCAACAGATGAAAAGCGAAAAAGGCGCAGGCGAGAAAAAAATAGTTCATCGGGTGCAGGTCGATATTGCGCAGCGTGGTGATGATGAACATGAGAAAGAAAAAGAAGAACAAAGAGATCGGCGCGAAGTAACTGATCTGCCCGGCGAGCGGACCGGGTTGCAGTTTTTGCGGCAATATCATGCCGATTTGAAATCCCGACAAGAGATTTTTCGACTCCCATGTCAACGCCCAGCCATCCTTGGTTGGCGCCTTCTCCGCCGGCGCCAAGGTATTGTCGGGAAAATCGATGTCTTTGAAGTTAGTCGTCATCTCAAGCTGAAAGTTGCGCACCTGAGAGACCTCGTCGCCAAAGTGATAGCGCCAGCTGTCCAAGCCTTGGGATCGGTATTTCACTGTCAGCAACGCGCTGCCGCCGCGGGCGATGCGCGTGGCGCCGCGCAAGGTCGACTTTTCATTGACGAAAGCGACCGGCACGCCGTCGACGGCGACGATCATTTCATCGAAACTGGCCTGGGCCGTCGGCAATGTGATGACGAAGTCGACGGCCTCGACATCGGTAGGATTTTTCAGCTCGTAGTCCGCTGCGAAGACGACCTTGTACGTGCTGTACCAAAGGAGTCCCTTCTGGCGGTGTTCGAGGTCGAGGGCGACATTGAGCTTGCTGCTCTCCAGCTCCACCGGCGCGGTGACATAATCTTTTTCCATGCGCACTACCGCCTTGCCGTTTTCCACCGATTCGACTTTTCTCATCACCTCTTTGGTCGTGGTCGCCTTGGGCGGCTTTTGCACATGGGGCGCGCCCCAGATCGACGCCACCCGTCCCTTCAACGATTCATCGAAAGAATAGGTCCGCGAAAATATCGTCGTCCCCAAGACCGACCAGGCCACCGCCGTGCACATGAAGATCACGACAATGGCGCCAATTTGCTTTGACATAAATATTCCTCTCTCTGATTTTAAGATGGCATTAGTCTAACCACGCCATTTGCATGGGGCATGAAGCTCCCGTGGTGGTTCGGCGGAGTTCATGTGCATACACTGTGCAGGCCTATTGAATTGCGCTCTCCGGACCACGATTTGAACGACTTGAAGTTTTTTGCGATTTGCATTCCGCGAGTTCCGATAATCGAAGCTTGCCAATTCATTCGCCGTTGACTATAAATTCTCAACTTGGTTCGACTTGCGAGCCGAACAATTCTAAGGAGGCAATATGCGTAAATGGTATTCTAGCCTGCTCGTCGTCCTGGCGATCGCCGGCGTGACGGCTGAGGCACAGGCCCAACCTAGTATCAAAATGATGATTCCGGCCAACCCAGGTGGCGGTTGGGATCAGACCGGACGTAATTTAGCCAATGCCATGCAAAGCGCCAAGCTGGTCTCGTCCGTCCAGTTCGACAACAAGGGCGGCGCCGGCGGCACCATCGGACTCGCCCAGTTCGTCAACTCAAGCAAGGGCGATCCCAATGCGGTGATGATCGGCGGCATGGTCATGGTCGGCGCGATCTATCTGGAAAATTCCCCGATGAATCTGTCCATGGTCACACCCCTGGCGCGCTTGACCGGCGAGTACGAAATCATCGTCGTACCGTCGAACTCGCCGTACAAAAACATGGCCGACCTCGTTAAGGCCTTTAAGGCCAACCCCGGCAGCATCTCCTGGGGTGGCGGTTCCGCCGGCGGCACCGATCACATCCTTGCCGGATTGATTGCTAAAGCCAACGGCGTCGACGGCGTCAAGGTCAACTATGTGCCATTTAAAGGCGGCGGCGAAGCGATCGCCGCCATCGTCGGTGGCCATGTCACCGCCGGCGTGTCGGGCATCGGCGAATTCGCCGAACAGATCAAAGGCGGCCGTATGCGCGCCCTGGCGGTCTCCAGCCCGGCCAAGATCGACGGTTACCCGACGCTGAAGGAGCAAGGCATCGACGTCGAGCTAGCCAACTGGCGCGGCATCTTCGGCGCGCCCGGCATCACCCCAGCGCAAGCCGACGCCTTGGTAAAAATCGTCCGCGGCGCCACCGAATCGGCGTCGTGGAAAGAAACCGTTGCTAAACTCGGCTGGTCGCCGATCTTCTTGAGCGGTGAACCGTACAAAAAGTTCATCGACGAGGACACTAAGCGGGTCGCCGGCATTATCGATTCGCTGGGCATCAAGAATACCAAATGACTTCGCGACATTTTCCTTTGCCGCAACAACCTGCGGTAGGGGCGAAAAAAAATTCGCCCCTACCGATGCACCAACCAACCGGTTATCAATGAAAGCCAAACCCGCCGAGCTGACGCTCTCGCTTGCCATTCTAGCCCTGGGAACCGCCACGGCGGTGGGTACGGCGCAACTGCCTAGCGCCGGCGGCTACGCGCGTATCGGCCCCAACATTGCTCCCGCGGTCATCGCCGGCGGGTTAATCCTCCTCGGTCTGTGGCTGCTCTACGAAACTCTCACTGGCGGTTGGCGCAACGCCGTCGCCGACAACCCCGAGGCGCGCGGCGAACACGCGTTCCACCCCGGTGCCTTTCTCTGGGTCAGCGCCGGCGTGATCGCGGAGATCCTGTTGATTCACACCGGTGGTTTCGTTATCGCCCAAGCGGCGCTGTTTGCCTGCGTCGCCCGCGGCTTCGGCAGCGCCAAACTGCCGCGCGACTTCGCCATCGGCCTGGTCCTGGGACTTTCGGTGTTTTTTTTCTTCGTTAAATTTCTGAACGTCAATCTGCCCGCCGGTTGGTTGAAACCGATCCTCGGCGGCGCCGGCATCTAGAAATTAGAGGACAATAAGGAAATTTCGAA includes:
- a CDS encoding B12-binding domain-containing radical SAM protein, with protein sequence MRLLLIQPPVRDFYDTDVRLQPIGLAYLKAAVAKHLPDIEVIVKDFHGGCGRKTVTVPTELRYLSEYYPFADKSPFSTFHQYYHFGKSFDDIEAEVAALNPDVVGISSLFTPYFREALKVAARVKKRTRAIVVIGGSHASAVPQSLLSSPHVDYVIRGEGEKPLVEFLRCLDNRSSVEQIANLAYKRDGEIIYNAIQDNFPIDELPIPDLSDFVPATYTLAGKPMTFMITSRSCPHKCSFCSVHTTFGTDYRRRSLEKVLEEIILRYQQGYRVIDFEDDNLTFYKQTFKELCRRLIEGFPNRQMQFVAMNGISYLSLDDELLELMYQAGFSHLNLALVSSDKTVRETTKRPHTLEAYVKVVSKAHQLGFKIVSYQILGLPNETLDSMIQTLAFNARLPVLLGASPFYQTPNAPISRGLDLTETDFVRARLTALAIETDSFSRDDIYTLFVTTRIVNFLKGLAMPETTNLTELMTRHWPDPRTRIGFDLLEKLIDTGRLFYSTPQGLVENRKFRTALLARVFSEIGAISCQEGGKVSVDEFARNLLARRVYSVLGTVTRKVAPVELGSNEISPP
- a CDS encoding tripartite tricarboxylate transporter TctB family protein, with the protein product MKAKPAELTLSLAILALGTATAVGTAQLPSAGGYARIGPNIAPAVIAGGLILLGLWLLYETLTGGWRNAVADNPEARGEHAFHPGAFLWVSAGVIAEILLIHTGGFVIAQAALFACVARGFGSAKLPRDFAIGLVLGLSVFFFFVKFLNVNLPAGWLKPILGGAGI
- a CDS encoding tripartite tricarboxylate transporter substrate binding protein; the encoded protein is MRKWYSSLLVVLAIAGVTAEAQAQPSIKMMIPANPGGGWDQTGRNLANAMQSAKLVSSVQFDNKGGAGGTIGLAQFVNSSKGDPNAVMIGGMVMVGAIYLENSPMNLSMVTPLARLTGEYEIIVVPSNSPYKNMADLVKAFKANPGSISWGGGSAGGTDHILAGLIAKANGVDGVKVNYVPFKGGGEAIAAIVGGHVTAGVSGIGEFAEQIKGGRMRALAVSSPAKIDGYPTLKEQGIDVELANWRGIFGAPGITPAQADALVKIVRGATESASWKETVAKLGWSPIFLSGEPYKKFIDEDTKRVAGIIDSLGIKNTK
- a CDS encoding HAMP domain-containing histidine kinase, with product MILLLVILLAVVTSYSIARPLHALIAQTKRFAGGDKKALEPLAAPVTEEVALLSQSFSEMARSLEHRSEYIRNFAAHVSHEFKTPLTAIQGAIELLEEHAADMVPEQRARFLHNISQDAQRLKSLVDRLLEMARADVLDPAAGKMLLAPLIESLTSRYKDAGVSISCSGDRQVAAKIVDEVLEMVFTNLIDNSRQNGADRVEIIVVKAGANVSLRLADNGQGISQANAEKIFTPFFTTHRDEGGTGLGLGIVRSLLKAYGGDISLEPSSTGATFRVTVPSTE
- a CDS encoding response regulator transcription factor, translated to MAIKILVVDDDAHIREVVRFALVNAGLEVFEAGDGQKALELFQRSKPDLIVLDITMPEMDGLAVCREVRKTSDLPILFLSSRTDEVDRVVGLEVGGDDYVVKPFSPRELVARVQAILKRTRGQPRDAVAVQELTGGSVRLDLIGHGSYWKDKKVVLTATEFSLLKIFLSQPARVFSREQLMDMAYAGAVNVSDRTIDSHIRNLRGKYAKAGCKELIETLHGVGYKLGPCR